One stretch of Sander lucioperca isolate FBNREF2018 chromosome 13, SLUC_FBN_1.2, whole genome shotgun sequence DNA includes these proteins:
- the LOC116054995 gene encoding mediator of RNA polymerase II transcription subunit 31: METEEQARNRFQSELEFIQCLANPNYLNFLAQRGFLREKPFINYLKYLLYWKEPEYAKFLKYPHCLHMLELLQYEHFRKELVNAQCTKFIDEQQLLHWQHYSRKRTRLQQALAEQQPPQQQPPQHGNAATK; the protein is encoded by the exons ATGGAAACAG AGGAGCAGGCCAGGAACCGTTTCCAGTCCGAGCTGGAGTTCATCCAGTGTTTGGCCAACCCAAACTACCTCAACT TTTTAGCTCAGAGAGGATTCCTGAGAGAGAAACCCTTCATTAACTACCTGAAGTACCTGCTGTACTGGAAGGAGCCGGAGTACGCCAAGTTCCTCAA gtACCCCCACTGCCTGCacatgctggagctgctgcagtaCGAGCACTTCAGGAAGGAGCTGGTCAACGCTCAGTGCACCAAGTTCATAGAcgagcagcagctgctgcactGGCAGCACTACTCCCGCAAACGCACCCGGCTGCAGCAGGCGCTGGCGGAGCAGCAGCCGCCGCAGCAGCAGCCGCCGCAGCACGGCAACGCTGCCACCAAGTAG
- the LOC116054994 gene encoding flavin-containing monooxygenase FMO GS-OX-like 4 isoform X1, with amino-acid sequence MMLKRVAVIGAGAAGLCAAKHVLSRLNRFAPPVVYELTDKVGGTWCYDERVGTYANGRPIHSSMYRDLRTNLPKEVMMFPDFPFDSRLNSFLPHHEVQRYLESYCQSHAIRPHIRFNTAVDSVRPVEGEEKTTTWQMTSSDSSGRQKTETFDAVFVCSGHYSDPHIPNIPGIDNFKGEVLHSHSYRYAEPYAGQTVVVLGAKASGLDISIELVKVGAKVTLSHRLPRITYPLPAGIQQSSPVVAVEDDGRLRFQDGSVSAADVLLLCTGYNFRYPFLDGRQLGLEIQDHVMTPLYHFLTPPAFPSLFFIGICKMVCPFPNFNVQVQFCLAVLDGSVALPSRGQMEEEVRRELQEKLARGVEHRHLHMMQLEQWDYCDALARLGGFTPLPPVIRSLYEEVWRQRGVHPQKYRDLNYQLVSDARWEALN; translated from the exons ATGATGCTGAAGCGGGTGGCGGTTATCGGTGCCGGTGCGGCGGGACTCTGTGCAGCCAAACACGTCCTGTCCCGTCTGAACAGATTCGCCCCCCCGGTGGTGTACGAGCTCACGGACAAAGTGGGCGGGACCTGGTGCTACGACGAGCGGGTCGGGACGTACGCCAACGGGCGGCCGATCCACAGCAGCATGTACAGAGACCTCCG GACCAACCTGCCCAAGGAGGTGATGATGTTCCCTGATTTCCCGTTTGACTCGCGGCTGAACAGCTTCCTGCCCCATCACGAGGTCCAGCGCTACCTGGAGAGCTACTGCCAGAGCCACGCCATCCGGCCGCACATCAGG ttcaaCACAGCAGTGGACAGCGTGCGTCCCGTGGAGGGCGAGGAGAAGACGACCACGTGGCAGATGACGTCTTCTGATTCGTCGGGTCGTCAGAAAACAGAAACGTTCGACGCGGTCTTCGTCTGCTCGGG GCACTACTCTGACCCCCACATCCCCAACATCCCCGGGATAGACAACTTCAAAG gGGAGGTGCTCCACAGTCATTCGTACAGGTATGCGGAGCCGTACGCGGGTCAGACGGTGGTGGTTCTGGGCGCCAAAGCTTCAGGGTTGGACATTTCTATTGAACTGGTTAAAGTTGGTGCAAAG gTGACTCTGAGTCATCGTCTCCCCCGTATCACCTATCCTCTCCCTGCTGGGATTCAGCAGTCCAGCCCGGTGGTGGCGGTCGAGGACGACGGCAGACTTCGCTTCCAG GACGGCTCCGTGAGCGCCGCGGACGTCCTGCTGCTCTGCACCGGCTACAACTTCCGGTACCCGTTCCTGGACGGGCGGCAGCTGGGCCTGGAGATCCAGGACCACGTCATGACTCCGCTATACCATTTCCTGACGCCGCCTGCCTTCCCCTCGCTCTTCTTCATCGGCATCTGCAAGATGGTCTGCCCCTTCCCCAACTTCAACGTGCAG GTGCAGTTCTGCCTGGCGGTGCTGGACGGCTCGGTGGCGTTGCCGTCCCGTGGCcagatggaggaggaggtgcGGCGGGAGCTGCAGGAGAAGCTGGCGCGCGGCGTGGAGCATCGCCACCTGCACATGATGCAGCTGGAGCAGTGGGACTACTGCGACGCCCTGGCACGCCTCGGGGGCTTCACGCCGCTGCCGCCCGTCATCCGCAGCCTGTACGAGGAAGTGTGGCGGCAGCGTGGCGTTCACCCCCAAAAATACCGAGACCTCAACTACCAGCTGGTCAGCGATGCCCGCTGGGAGGCGCTCAACTGA
- the LOC116054994 gene encoding flavin-containing monooxygenase FMO GS-OX-like 4 isoform X2, whose translation MYRDLRTNLPKEVMMFPDFPFDSRLNSFLPHHEVQRYLESYCQSHAIRPHIRFNTAVDSVRPVEGEEKTTTWQMTSSDSSGRQKTETFDAVFVCSGHYSDPHIPNIPGIDNFKGEVLHSHSYRYAEPYAGQTVVVLGAKASGLDISIELVKVGAKVTLSHRLPRITYPLPAGIQQSSPVVAVEDDGRLRFQDGSVSAADVLLLCTGYNFRYPFLDGRQLGLEIQDHVMTPLYHFLTPPAFPSLFFIGICKMVCPFPNFNVQVQFCLAVLDGSVALPSRGQMEEEVRRELQEKLARGVEHRHLHMMQLEQWDYCDALARLGGFTPLPPVIRSLYEEVWRQRGVHPQKYRDLNYQLVSDARWEALN comes from the exons ATGTACAGAGACCTCCG GACCAACCTGCCCAAGGAGGTGATGATGTTCCCTGATTTCCCGTTTGACTCGCGGCTGAACAGCTTCCTGCCCCATCACGAGGTCCAGCGCTACCTGGAGAGCTACTGCCAGAGCCACGCCATCCGGCCGCACATCAGG ttcaaCACAGCAGTGGACAGCGTGCGTCCCGTGGAGGGCGAGGAGAAGACGACCACGTGGCAGATGACGTCTTCTGATTCGTCGGGTCGTCAGAAAACAGAAACGTTCGACGCGGTCTTCGTCTGCTCGGG GCACTACTCTGACCCCCACATCCCCAACATCCCCGGGATAGACAACTTCAAAG gGGAGGTGCTCCACAGTCATTCGTACAGGTATGCGGAGCCGTACGCGGGTCAGACGGTGGTGGTTCTGGGCGCCAAAGCTTCAGGGTTGGACATTTCTATTGAACTGGTTAAAGTTGGTGCAAAG gTGACTCTGAGTCATCGTCTCCCCCGTATCACCTATCCTCTCCCTGCTGGGATTCAGCAGTCCAGCCCGGTGGTGGCGGTCGAGGACGACGGCAGACTTCGCTTCCAG GACGGCTCCGTGAGCGCCGCGGACGTCCTGCTGCTCTGCACCGGCTACAACTTCCGGTACCCGTTCCTGGACGGGCGGCAGCTGGGCCTGGAGATCCAGGACCACGTCATGACTCCGCTATACCATTTCCTGACGCCGCCTGCCTTCCCCTCGCTCTTCTTCATCGGCATCTGCAAGATGGTCTGCCCCTTCCCCAACTTCAACGTGCAG GTGCAGTTCTGCCTGGCGGTGCTGGACGGCTCGGTGGCGTTGCCGTCCCGTGGCcagatggaggaggaggtgcGGCGGGAGCTGCAGGAGAAGCTGGCGCGCGGCGTGGAGCATCGCCACCTGCACATGATGCAGCTGGAGCAGTGGGACTACTGCGACGCCCTGGCACGCCTCGGGGGCTTCACGCCGCTGCCGCCCGTCATCCGCAGCCTGTACGAGGAAGTGTGGCGGCAGCGTGGCGTTCACCCCCAAAAATACCGAGACCTCAACTACCAGCTGGTCAGCGATGCCCGCTGGGAGGCGCTCAACTGA